Within the Miscanthus floridulus cultivar M001 chromosome 17, ASM1932011v1, whole genome shotgun sequence genome, the region TGTATCCTTAGTGTGTAACAccccagagtccaaacggctcagatccaTCTAATCTAACCCACCCTAACGGCTCACATCCATCTAATCTAACACACCTTAAACaatcaaggtgggactaaacccccCACAAGGGCCGATACCTTGTGCACTACTGGAAaactgtactttgccgagtgcctgagactttgccgagtgctttttatcggggcactcggcaaagcaatattttaccgagtgccgcactcggcaaaataaagcactcggcaaaggtggctttgccgagtgccaggcactcggcaaagcctggctctcggcaaagctgggctttgccgagtgccgacggcggccacctgccgtcagattttgccgagtgcctaacggatgtcactcggcaattttttttatttttaaaaacttattttgccgagtgccagccccaggcactcggcaatttttttaaaaaaacatattttgccgagtgccagccttgggcactcggcaattttttttttaattttttaaaacttattttgccgagtgccagcgccaggcactcggcaattttttattttatttttgaaaatcaactttgccgagtgccccccatggcactcggcaattttttttttgattttgggcccaaatttttttgtgtggccttgtgacagtatttcaaactctattttacaatttggggcaattttgacattttttgatatatttcattagtttatttcgtttcgtcgaattttttgggatattttaaatttgaactgcaggtacatggaataatggactttggtcatcaaaaaattgatactcatgatatttagggtatgtttaggccgtatctaggaactcacatgaaatctcgagcatctcgttgacgtaacatgtcgaggtacttgccggaaatgtgattttaaattatataaaatgcaaacaaagtccgaaaatcacgaaacttgtcgaggcgtcgtgttatcgcatgtggaggctgtggtaaaaaattgtgaaggtttcgagcaagttgtgacgtcggatgccaaaaacccagacatcttcacaattttttaccacagcctccacatgcgataacacgacgcctcaacaagtttcgtgattttcggacttcgtttgcattttatataatttaaaatcacatttccggcaattacctcgacatgttacgtcaacgagatgctcgagatttcatgtgaattcctggatacggcctaaacataccctaaatatcatgagtattaatttttggatgaccaaagtccattattccatgtacctgcagttcaaatttgaaatatcccaaaaaaattcgacgaaacgaaataaactaatgaaatatatcaaaaaatgtCAAAATTgcaccaaattttaaaatagagtttgaaatactgtcacaaggccacagaaaaaaatttgggcccaaaatcaaatttttttttgccgagtgccctggctTTGCTGAATGCCGGCccaaggggcactcggcaaagttgatttttttttaaaaaaaattcccgAGTGCCtagcgctggcactcggcaaaataagttttaaaaaaatatttttttttgccgagtgcccaaggctggcactcggcaaaatatgttttttttaaaaaaaatttgccgagtgcccctttctggagcactcggcaaaggcccaatagAAGATGGGCCGCCGGCCCAAAATCCCCCCCACCCCAGAACCCTATCCGCCCGCTCGCTCTGCTCGGTCCCGACGCCCGCCGCGCATCCCCGGCCCGCCAGCTCCGCCACCCCCGCTCCGCCGCGCCGGCGAGCCCCCGCCACCGCGCGCCCCCGCCCCTGGATCGCCCGCCCCTGAGCACCCCCCAGCCCGGCCGCGCGACTCCccggcgcgcccacgccggcgagcCCCCGCCACCGCGCGCCCCCGCCCCTGCATCGCCTGCCCTCGAGCACCCCTTAGCCCGGCCGCGCGGCTCCCCGGCGCGCCCACACCGGCGAGCCCCCGCCACCGCGCGCCCCCGCCTCTGCATCGCCCGCCCCCGAGCACCCCCCAGCCTGGCCGCGCAGCTCCCCGGCGTGCCCACGCCGGCGAGTCCCCGCCACCGCGTGCCCCCGCCCCTGCAACGCCCGCCCTCGAGGACCCCCCAGCCCGGCCGCACCGCCCGgctgcgcgcgcgccgccgccgtcagcgCTGCCCGCTGCCGTCAGCGCGGCACGCCGCCGCCGTCCACACGTGCTACCACCGCCGGCGTGCGCGGCCATCCTCCCCTGCACGCGCCGGCCCCGCGCGCCTCCCGTGCTCCCCTGCTCTTGCCGCCGgcttggaagaaggaggaggaagcagcagtaagaagaagaagggaggagaagaaggaagaaggaagaaaaaagaggagaaagaaagagaaggaaaaggaagaagagggagaaggaaaaaagagaagaaaaaggaagaaggaggaggtgcctcggccgtcttctccgcgTGCCCGTCCCGCTGACACCCCTACCGTCACCGAACCGCCTACGAGCGTGGGCAAGGTATATCCACCCTTTCTCcgcttgtcggccttcgtgccgttgtgatgtcggccttcgtgccgctgtGCTTATCGGCCTACGTGCCGTTTGTGATTGTCgaccttcgtgccgttgttttttgcaggttttggaaacctccccgtgcaggggaggtgctgccgaaattttgaacttatagtgtcgtgtttcttcttttgcagagcaggacctgtcggagGTGACCCGGAGGTCCCCGATCATCTTCGTCGGTGTCacgggtctgcctgcactgcgtcgcctcaCCACTGCGTCGACTCACCACTGCCTCGCTAGCCtaacttcaccgacaccctaggtataaatcatcTCTTTTTCCGCTTGTCTGTcgtcgtagatcggtgtagcctagttaggcgtctcccgtccgaaagagatatctttggaggtatgcagatctttgcatatctgcgagcgtttctatttcggattgtccacattttttggacagcccgcggatgcgtagatggattagtttccatggtccgctccggtccgagatggtATTTTggcatcaccccctgttgttctctggatacacactctcccttgcaggacgtgtatcgggagaacaacagggaggtgctgccgaaattccatctcggataggagcggagcatggaaactaacctcatctacggatccgcgggtgggattaggacatatcctcacctattagagagtagggacaccacgtagatgcaattgatggtgactcatatgtgctgatacgtctgttaaaggatggaggaccatgagtggatgtacacactccggagagacgagcacgattacgacttgctgtttatagtcaaggtcgaagaattcttacagcatgcatttggcgagagtgctggaggccattctctagtggtttgtccgtgcagcggttgtgacaatagaagaaggaaagataggttaaccatgggtaaacatattgtgaagtttggatttactctaggctaccaccggtggatccaccatggtgaagccgatcgtatcagggaggaggtagtgagaccacggctcgaggctttcgatgatgatgccggggtagtagacatgctggatgacacgcaccaagctcagttcgctgaaggacgtgacaaggaggagatggaggctgccgtagatgccttctacctgatgttggactcggcacagagaccccttcacgatcatactaatgtttctcagctggatgacattggtcgcgtaatggggttgaaggccgagttaaacctaagtcgagaaggctaccgaagacacacattatgccaaagaacttgtacgagtcagagaagctccttcttgcacttaagatgccatatgacaaaatacatgtgtgtccgaaggggtgcgtcctatttagaaaagaacacgcggatgcaaagtactgcccgaagtgtaaatcctccaggtacgtggaggtagactcaggcgatggctagaagaggcagtttaagatccccatgagagtcctacgacaccttccgttcctgtcgaggctccaacggctattcatgaccgaggaatccgtgaaacagatgacatggcacaaaaacggcacacgatacaatcctgagaagatggtacatccatccgatgctgatgcatggaagtacttcaattcacggcatcctctcaaagcagaggaggctcgtaatgtacgtgtcacgctggcaacagatgggttcaatccatatggcatgatggctgcaccatacacatgttggcccatgttcgtcatccccctgaatctcccccccgcgtctcctttcaacggcataccgTGTTCCTATCGTTGATAatccctggacacccggggagtaatatgggtgtcttcatggagcctgtgatagatgagttgatcgatgcttgggtcaaaggggtgtggacatacgaccgagctatgaaaactagcttcaaaatgcacgtctggtaccactactccctgcacgacttcctggcgtacgggttaatgtgcgcctggtgtgttcaggggaagttcccatgcccaatatgcaaggaagctgtgaggttcatatggttgaagaagggtggcaagtattcgttgtTCGataaacatcgtcaattcctccctcttgaccatccattcagagaagacgtcaagagctttacgaaaggtgtcaaagtgacggaCCCTAGACTGCACTTGAGGACTAGAGCggaggttcgtgctcagatagatgctctcgtgcccaacgaagatggtggttttgtgggatatggtgagcaacatatgtggactcataagtccagcttgacgaggctcccctat harbors:
- the LOC136515957 gene encoding vegetative cell wall protein gp1-like — its product is MGRRPKIPPTPEPYPPARSARSRRPPRIPGPPAPPPPLRRAGEPPPPRAPAPGSPAPEHPPARPRDSPARPRRRAPATARPRPCIACPRAPLSPAARLPGAPTPASPRHRAPPPLHRPPPSTPQPGRAAPRRAHAGESPPPRAPAPATPALEDPPARPHRPAARAPPPSALPAAVSAARRRRPHVLPPPACAAILPCTRRPRAPPVLPCSCRRLGRRRRKQQ